The Oscillospiraceae bacterium genome has a segment encoding these proteins:
- a CDS encoding aminoglycoside phosphotransferase family protein, translated as MKVKLDNEYGIKLISLNAVPAGWSAEAWRVSAEDSEYFLKVYDKQKRSIKCWIERIDKYMPVVLWLSQNTVLTKNMVAPLLTKNGTYKWEDDEFLYLVFPYIDGKTIEGEELSSGQIRELAKTIAHLHSYGAEIPVPTEGMKETFDVSFCMELTEWLVNSELKELLAQYTETISNFAGELEKRAFQLRKADLKFVLCHTDIHGWNLMQTDKLILIDWEGLKLAPPEADLFSFTETFFFGYAWEEFLNEYRDVHPDFKFDPEVMRFYRLRRRIEDIHAFAKSVLFDGLTKEEKDRAMWYLNRECGFLCDM; from the coding sequence TTGAAGGTAAAATTAGATAATGAATACGGAATTAAGTTAATTTCGTTAAATGCGGTTCCAGCAGGGTGGTCGGCAGAAGCGTGGAGAGTGAGTGCCGAGGACAGCGAGTATTTTTTGAAAGTGTATGACAAACAAAAGCGCTCGATAAAATGCTGGATAGAGCGTATTGATAAATACATGCCGGTGGTACTTTGGCTGTCTCAGAATACCGTACTTACGAAAAACATGGTCGCACCGTTGTTGACGAAAAACGGCACGTATAAATGGGAAGACGATGAATTTTTATACCTTGTGTTTCCCTATATTGACGGAAAGACTATCGAGGGAGAAGAATTAAGTTCGGGGCAGATACGCGAACTGGCGAAAACGATTGCTCATTTACATAGTTATGGGGCGGAGATACCGGTTCCAACAGAGGGTATGAAAGAGACATTTGACGTTTCGTTTTGCATGGAATTGACAGAGTGGTTGGTAAATTCGGAACTGAAAGAGCTGCTCGCACAATATACTGAGACGATTAGCAATTTTGCGGGAGAACTCGAAAAAAGAGCTTTTCAATTACGGAAAGCGGATTTGAAGTTTGTGCTTTGCCATACAGATATCCATGGGTGGAATTTGATGCAAACGGACAAGCTTATTTTGATCGACTGGGAAGGGCTGAAGCTCGCGCCGCCCGAAGCCGATCTGTTTTCGTTCACCGAAACCTTCTTTTTCGGATATGCATGGGAGGAATTCTTGAATGAATACCGTGATGTACATCCGGATTTTAAATTTGATCCGGAAGTGATGCGATTTTACCGGCTGCGTCGTCGGATAGAGGATATTCACGCTTTTGCTAAGAGCGTTTTGTTCGATGGGCTTACAAAAGAGGAAAAAGATCGGGCGATGTGGTATTTGAATCGTGAATGCGGGTTTTTATGTGATATGTGA
- the rbsK gene encoding ribokinase has product MYKPVTVVGSYNLDQSLKCKALPHEGETVIAQSYSESSGGKGSNQAVAASKMGAKTRFIGRIGADHNGQDALAMYDRLDIDRSRMVIDECARTGLSVIMVDENGRNQITVVPGANYNLSKADIDASLDVLCDSGIVGFQLENQPEVVAYGLKKVSGLGVKTLLDPAPAFALPQDLYQYINCIKPNEHEAKALTGIPVSDFESACKAGKWFLDRGVQVAIITLGSEGSVLVTKNGGKFFNTPKVNAVDTTGAGDCFSGALMASIAQDKSIEESILLASHAAALSVTKFGVIDSIPTLAEVEAFIKTQEH; this is encoded by the coding sequence ATGTATAAACCCGTCACCGTCGTCGGCAGTTATAATCTCGACCAGTCCTTAAAATGCAAAGCGCTGCCGCATGAAGGCGAGACCGTTATCGCGCAGTCCTACAGTGAAAGCAGCGGCGGTAAGGGCTCCAATCAAGCCGTCGCGGCTTCGAAAATGGGCGCAAAAACCCGATTTATCGGACGGATCGGTGCCGATCATAACGGGCAAGACGCGCTTGCGATGTATGACCGTCTGGACATTGACAGAAGCCGCATGGTCATTGACGAATGCGCCCGCACCGGCCTAAGCGTGATCATGGTGGACGAGAACGGCCGCAACCAAATCACAGTCGTACCCGGAGCAAATTATAACCTTTCAAAGGCGGATATTGATGCCTCCTTGGATGTTCTGTGCGACTCCGGAATCGTCGGGTTTCAACTGGAAAACCAGCCGGAAGTCGTCGCCTACGGTTTGAAAAAAGTTTCGGGACTGGGCGTTAAAACACTGCTCGATCCTGCTCCGGCGTTCGCTCTTCCGCAAGACCTCTATCAATACATCAATTGCATCAAGCCAAACGAACACGAGGCAAAAGCTCTGACCGGTATCCCCGTGAGCGATTTCGAATCGGCTTGCAAAGCGGGCAAATGGTTTTTGGACAGAGGCGTCCAAGTCGCCATCATCACACTCGGCAGCGAGGGTTCTGTGCTCGTGACTAAGAACGGCGGCAAGTTTTTTAATACGCCAAAGGTAAACGCAGTCGATACCACAGGCGCCGGTGATTGTTTCAGCGGCGCGCTGATGGCGAGCATTGCACAGGATAAGTCTATCGAGGAATCCATACTCCTTGCAAGCCATGCCGCTGCCCTCTCGGTGACCAAATTCGGTGTCATAGACTCTATTCCGACCCTTGCCGAAGTCGAAGCGTTTATAAAAACTCAGGAGCATTAA